The Geitlerinema sp. PCC 9228 nucleotide sequence ATCAGCCAGCTACCCGAAGGAAAACAGCCCATCGCTAGCTTGCAGGTTCGATACGACGATCCGGGTTCGGGGGAAACGGGGATTTTTTCCGACTCAACGTCGGTAGAGGCCAACGTTCTCAAAAGCTTCCAACCTGCCCCCAACGACGAAGTGGTCCAACATGTGTCGGCTTTGGCAAAATACCGGCAAACCCAAATCGCCGAACAAAAATTGCAACAGGGCGATCGCGCGGGGGCAGCCACCATGCTGCAGTCAGCTGCCAAAACCGCCTTGCAAATGGGCGATAACAACGGTGCTACGGTCTTGCAGGAAAATGCCACCCGCCTGCAATCCGGTCAAGACCTCTCCGAAACCGACCGTAAGAAAAGCCGCATGGCTGCCAAAACCAAACTAGGGGGTCAAAAATCCAATTCCGAGTAATCCCCTAGGAAAAGTTGGCCATCCCCTTTGGTGGTGCTGGGGATGGCTGTCTGAGAAGTGGTCAATGGCTTAAACCGTAACTTCCTCCGCACTGACAGGTTTGGCAAAAATCATCCGCCCGGCAGAGGTTTGCAAGGAACTGGTCACTACCACCTGCAACTCATCTCCAATGTAGGGGCTGCCTTCTTCCACCACCACCATGGTGCCATCTTCTAGGTAGCCCACTCCCTGTTCCGGTTCCCTGCCTTCTTTAAGAATTTTCAGTTCGATGCGATCGCCCGGTAAATACAAAGGACGCACCGCGTGGGCAATATCGTTAATATTGAGAACGGGCACCTTTTGCACCCCCGCCACCTGGGACAGGTTGTAATCGTTGGTCAGTAGGGTAGCATTGATTTCCTGGGCCAAACGCACCAACTTGGCATCGACGGTGGTCAAATCCTCGTAGTTCGCTGAGTGAATCAAAATGCGATTGGGATAGTTTTCCTGCATGCGGTTGAGAATTTCCAATCCCCGGCGACCGCGGCTGCGTTTTTGTGGATTGGGGGAATCGGCAATTAATTGCAACTCTTGCAAAACGCACTGGGGCACCAAAATTTGCCCTTCAATAAAACCAGCTTCCAACAGCGGTTCGATGCGACCGTCAATGATGCAGCTGGTATCCAAAACTTTGGTAGCAGCCGGTTTGAGCGTCCCTTCCACCACCATCATCATTTCGGCCGAATTGGGGTTGATGAGCCGCAAAAAGGAACGACCGTGTGTATCCGCGATCGCAATGCCCAACACCGCGAACATAATGCTACCTACCACCGCCACCAAAGGTTTGATAAAACTAAACTCTTCGGGAATGGGTAGCAAAAATAAAGGTGCTAGCATTAAATTAGCTACCAGCAATCCCACCACCAAACCAATGGCTCGGGTAATCAGCATTTCCACTGGCATCTCGCGAAACCGATCTTCCAAACGGCGGTAAGCCATCTGGACCCGCAACCCAACGACACCAAAGACCAAAGCACCAAAACCGCCGGTTACCCAACCCAATCCCTCGGGGTTGGTTATCTGCGCGCGCGTGCTTTCCGGGAGCAAATCGACGCTGTAAAAGCCGATGCCAGCTCCTGCTACGATAAAGGCAATGATAATAATAGTATCAATCATAACAAGAAACGTTTTTTGAGCAACGGAATGTATGGATAATGGCTATGGGGAAACTTCTTTTAGAATCCTGCTAAGAAACCAAAACCAAATGGAAGCAAATAGATTCCATTTATTATATCGTTCCAGCCTAGCACCCCACTAAGGTGGGAAAATTAACGAAAATTTGCAAGGCAGAATGAAAAAAAATCCTCAACAAACCTACCTGGGGAATCTTTTCGGTTGTTGGCAAACAAATAGGAGCCATATGGTTGCTGTTGCTATGGAGAAAATGCCTCGCTGTGCTTACCTTCACATTCCTTTCTGCCGTAGGCGTTGCTATTACTGCGATTTTCCG carries:
- a CDS encoding PIN/TRAM domain-containing protein, coding for MIDTIIIIAFIVAGAGIGFYSVDLLPESTRAQITNPEGLGWVTGGFGALVFGVVGLRVQMAYRRLEDRFREMPVEMLITRAIGLVVGLLVANLMLAPLFLLPIPEEFSFIKPLVAVVGSIMFAVLGIAIADTHGRSFLRLINPNSAEMMMVVEGTLKPAATKVLDTSCIIDGRIEPLLEAGFIEGQILVPQCVLQELQLIADSPNPQKRSRGRRGLEILNRMQENYPNRILIHSANYEDLTTVDAKLVRLAQEINATLLTNDYNLSQVAGVQKVPVLNINDIAHAVRPLYLPGDRIELKILKEGREPEQGVGYLEDGTMVVVEEGSPYIGDELQVVVTSSLQTSAGRMIFAKPVSAEEVTV